Below is a window of Rattus rattus isolate New Zealand chromosome X, Rrattus_CSIRO_v1, whole genome shotgun sequence DNA.
AGTCAGGACAGGGTGATAGGCCTTATCCAATTGTTCCCCCTGGAAGCCACTTACCTTAGCCAGCATTGAATCTTTGTTTAGAAGGTCGTTTTCAGTACCTCAAGCCCAGCCTCTGCCCTAAGATATGCCACAGCTCACAGCAGGGATTTAAGAAAAGTCTCAGGCTGGGAAGGACAGGAGTGCCTGAGGCTCAGTCATTCTGGGAATCTGGGAATAGGAAGCAAATTGAAGTTCTGGGAAAGAGGGATAGCTGGAGCCAACAGAAAAGGCAGTTAGGATTCTCAATGCTGCATAGGTTCCTCCACAGTCTCCCCATGAGCCCCCCTCCTCTTGACACTGACATCAGAGCCTTGATCTGGGCTGTCCTGGCTGCCTGTTTCACATATTGTCTTGTTTCTTGTGGTGACCAGGCCTGACTGGCAAGGCACGTTCCTGTAGGGGAGGGGAAGGTCATCCAAAGATTTTGCCAGAAAGGTCACTCACAGAGGCCTTTCTCCTGGCCCAGGCAGAAAGCCATGGTTAAAGGTGTCTAAAGCAAGGGAGCTGGCGTCTCTGTCTGCGCAACCTGGTCCTTCCATCCCTGGTAGCTCATCTAGTTGCTGGTCTCCTTCGATCCTTGACAGCCCTTAAATAAGCCTAAAGGCCTTCTGCACAAGGGTCACAGCTTCCGTTCACTCTCACCTCCATTTGCCTGCCCAGCCAGTGGATGTGGGCGGCTGGCTCTCCTGATAAAAGGATTATATCATCTGTAATGTAGATACAAACACACTCAATACTTCTCTAAGGACAAGGGGTGGGAGCACAGCAGTTGCCAGAGGGGGTTGAAAACTGAACCTGGCTCCTGAGACCCTGCCCTAGAAATCAACCACTCTATAGACTTACTCTCTagcccaccctcttcctcctggtCTCTCATCTCTCATGTCCTGCTTGGAATGTGTACATCTGGGACCATAGGAGTCTGTTTTAGACCTTGTCTGCAAGTGCAGCTTGGGGAGCTGCCACCAGGGCCATTTTGTTTAACATGTCTAGGTGTGACCCTAAAGGGAGCCGCTAGGCTCTGGAGCTTCTTCTAAATGGGTCTCTAATGTGCTTCTGAAAGCACTGTACATGATCAAGGAAGGGGTTGGGCTGAGCACAGAGTTAAGGCTATTTATTCATAGATGGTGCCGTGGTGGACTGGGGCCCCTGTGATAGCAGATGGCTTCACCCACAGGCAGTCTTCTCTGTATGATTCAAAGTTTGCCCAGAAATAAactgcaggtgtatgtgtgtgtggggtgtgtgtgtgtgtgtgtggggtgtgtgtgtgtgtgtgtgtgtgtgtgtgtttgtacatgcacatatatccaAAGAGTGGCCCTGTGTTAGTGCTCAGTGCCTTGGTCTTTTAGGAAGCAAAGGGACTGGATGCAATAAACTGAGGAGGTGATATAGAGAGGACAAGGGATAGAACTGAACAATCATCTTATCCTGAGGTTTGTTAGAGACCACCAGGTCCTAAGCATGTAAACCTGACTGCTACAGAGATAAAGGCCAGCTGTGTCCCCAGTTCAGCAATGGGAACCTGCATCAAGTCTCTGTCAAAAAAGGTTTTAAGTTTTATTCTGCAACCTCAACAGAGCATAGGCTGGGCTGTGCCACTTGAGAAAAAtccctagagatagaaaagacACTCTAGTTCCAGAAGCCAAGCAGACCTAAGCCTTTCAATTTCCCAGACATCTTCAGATCAGCCTGGCCCTTGGATTTCTTGTCTTAGAGCAAAGAGTGGTTCTTGTTGCCTAGAGAGCAGTGACTAGAGTGGGATGTCTGGGTGGGTGCTCTGCAAGGATGGGTCAGCAGAATCAATGCAGATAATACTCCCCGAAGCCTCTCAGCCCTGAATCACGAAAGTGTGGATTCAGGGCTTGTTTCAAACCTGTCTAGAAACACATCTGAATCAGTTCATCAGATGAGGGCCCAAGCCACATACTGTGGCtgccctgtgtcctctggaaataGAGGTAGGGAATGGCTGTCCTCATCGTTCTTGTTCTGTGTATTATCCTGTGTTGacagataaaaagagaaaagttccTTATGGTACACCATaactttcagcttcttcagtttcTAAAGAAAAGTCCCATAACCTTGGAATAAGGCACAATCAGGAGTAGCAAAGAGTCCCATGTCCAGAAATAGGAAGAAACCAAGGGCTGGCCTATGTACCACCATATTGGCAGTTGCAGCAGGATCAAGTCTTGAGTCCATAGGCTGATGCTGAAGGGAAAGAGGCCAGTGTGGAATGGAGTGGCGTAGAGAGCAAGCTAACAGCCAGTCTGATGTCCCTCTGGCAGGAAGAGGATGGTAATGCTGACCTCTGCCTAGAAGAGACTAACCCTTTGCTGAAGCTGAGGTGAAGAGGGGCAACCGGGGCCCAAGAGCATGGTGGTCATACCCGGCTCTGGACTCCACACTCTGCTCAGGCTCACAGGTCAGTGTCTAATACTGCTCTAAAACTCACCTGGAGATTACAGGATCTTGCTTCCCTTCCCAAATATACAGACCAAGAAATCAAATCTCAGAGATGGGAAACTTGGTTGCCAGCAGCCAAGCTGCTACTTTCCCTCTTCTGCAGGGGTAATGACTAAGGGGGATTGTGCTGCAGACATGAGCCAACTCCCCAGCAGCCCAGCAGTAAGGTCTCCCTTGGCTAGCCCCCATCCATGAAGCTGCTGGCGTTCCAGCTTTCTTGGCCTCACTGGATTCTGCTCCTCATGAGCAGAGAAGCCAGCCCTTGGCAGTGTCTGACCAAAGACTGGTTCTCAACATCTCCCCAATGTAGAACTTCCTGAGCTCACCCATGACTCCCTTGATAGCCCTGGAAAGGACAGGCGCTTCTGAGTCCTTCTCCCCCAAAAGCTAGAATTGAGACCTAGAACCAGCTGGTATCCTGTGCAAATGTTCTACTGTGGCTCTAGACTTCTGACTCAGTCTACTAGAGGCTAGTATGGCTTCACCACATTACTGGAGTACCCCTTTCCAACACTGCCTCAGTTGACCTAGCTGTAACATGGGAACTGCCTCCCTTGACTTCTACAAAACTGACAGATGAGGATAAGTCCTAGATGGAAATGCTTGGGACCTGTGATGCAAAACAAAGTAAATGGGAACTAATGCCAACATCCTTGTCTCCACAGGCTCCCAGGCCTTCCCCCAACATCTTAGCTCTACCCTTTCCAGGCACCGAGGCTCCCATGTTCTTCTATTAGACAAAATCTGACACATGAGAATGAAGGAAGACAGcaacagggggtggggaggaaacatGGAGTAGGAGATTTGCAGCACTGTCAGTCATACCTTTGCCTCCACTTCACTATGAGGACTGGAGGTAGTCCTGGAGGCGAAGCCATATGTCCTTTCCCTCTTGGGCCCCTTCATTCTGCTAGAAGCGAGGATGCCAGTGTAGATGTGCAATGACTGCTCAAACCAAATGCAGACCACTGTCAAACCTCCCCACATACTCTGGCCCAAGATGGGGTTACAGGATAAGTGTGCTTTGGGGGTCATGGGACTACAGGGCCCATCATCAATCAAGTAGAAGTTGAGGAGGGCAAAGGCTTGCACGTAGGTGAAGGTGGGTGgagtttgggaggcagaggggggggGATGCTGGACAGGCCTGGGCCCCTCCCTGATCCTTCCCAGAGCCCCTCCTGGGCAAGGGGTGGAGAAGACTGCCactggaggggaggaggcagccaCAGCGAGGCGGTGGTGGAGGCGGGATTTGGAGTTTCCCTCTGCTGCGGCGGTATGGCGGTACCAACCCCTAAGCTCCAGGCGAGGCCGCCGCCCTGAGCTCTGGTGGCGTTTGCCGGTGACAAATGGCGCTTCTTACTGCCTGAGCTACGGAAACTTCCTGGTCACGAAGCACAGAGCCAGGGATCAAGCTGAGGCTAGCGGAGGTGAGGAGAACACGAGAGCCCtgccccccacctcaccccatccCTCCTTGCTGCCATTCCCCCAAGTATGTTCCTCTACTGTGGACCCCCATGGTCCTGCCAACCACATCCCAAAGGCCCCAAGGCATCCTGGGGAACAAAAATCTACATGAACCATTTAGTTCTATCACTACACTCCCCTGCCACCCTGTCCGTGTGCCTTCCATGTCCCCTGCCATTTCCACTAGCCTCGCGGTCATGAGCACACAGGTTTCTGTACTGTACATATCAGCAGCCCCCTGCCCCACCATTCACCACTATCCCAACTCACCAACATCCATACCCTGCCACACCCCAGTACACACCCAGGTGCTGACACAGTGCCAACACATCCCGTGATGTCTGCACTAGCCTAGAGCTAgcgctcactctctctctctctctctctctctctctctcctctccccaccgcGCGCCCGtgccgctctctctctctctctctctctctctctctctcctctctctctctctctctctctctctctctcccctctcccctctcttccctctctccccccaccccgcgCGCCCGtgcccagcctctctctctctctctctctctctctctctctctctctctctctctctctctctctctctctctctccaacacaAATGCTCTCCCTACCGTCGCAAACTTCCCATATGCCCATTACAGAACCCACCCACATCCCGACAGTCCAGAGACACTGTAATCCACCCACTATAACAAATGCATACCCCAACAGCCAATATTCCCCAGTCCCCAACGACACCTCCAAGCATCCCCAACACCCCAACATATAGAAACACCTGCTGGATTGCTGGGACTTCAGCATCCTGTTCCTGGGACTTCAGCATCCTGTTCCGCTTCCATTGCAACTAGCCCTCACCTCCCCACCATGTCTCTGAGTCCCTCCCACAACCCCCCCCAACACCTGGCACACAGGCTCTAAAGGCTGCAGCATTTGGTGGCATCCCTGCAAGGCAGTGGCTCATTAGCTTGGGACACCCCTCCAGGTGCCTCCCTAAAAGGTCTTGAGATTCCTCCGAAACTGACCTCTTCTTCTCTAAGAAATAAAGAAGGCACTTGAGGCCCAAGGTACAGTACTTAGATGTGAGACAAGGGGCCGCGGGGatggaaaaacagagagacaggcatTGAAATGGGGGAGGCCTAGCTGGGACCAAAGAGGTCCAGCGCATAGTGGGCTGGTTTTGTAAGAGTCAACATGCACTATTTTTATCCCACCCTGCCTGAATGCTTTAAGTgctatgtgtgcacgtgtgagtcTGGGAAGAGTGTGTGCTCCGTAGAAGGAAAAAGCAGGAGCAGCACCCTCCTGGGCTCCCCCAGGCAACAactagtttcattcattcatctttctTTGTTAATGAGCATTTCTTCTGCAAGCACCCGGCGGGCGGGCGCAAGTAGCAGGCCCTCAATGGATGCTGGGGTCAGTTTGGGACCGAGCACACGCCCGTTCCTGCCTTGGAGGAACTCCCAGTCCCGCGAGGAGCCCTACAAGGAAAATCATAAAGCCATTCCCAGCGGAAAGAGGGTTTTGTGGAAAAGACTGGGTTTGGTAGAAACGTTGTCTCTGGGAGTTGCGCCCCGGGCCATGTGACCGGGCAGCGACAACCGAAATCCTGCCACTGGGCTGGGCGGGAATCCTGCATTTTGCTGCGAGTAGTGCCGCTCTCGGTCATCTCAAGGGACCTGGGAGCGCCCACAACACGCAGTGGACCTGGTGGGGAGGTTCGTTGGCCCAGCCAGTCGGAAGTCCTAGCGGGGGCGACAGTGGACTCAGCGCCCACCCTGCGGCAAGTGGTGCGTCCCCTGACTCCACCCACCAAAGGGGCGCGGGGAGGGCCCCGTGTGCCTCGGCCTCCCTAAATCCTGACTGCTGGAGAAGTGAGAAgcgagaaggggggggggatggacGGGTGGGGGCCAGCGCTCAAGCAGAGGCTGCAGGGGGTGGGGCGGTtagtgagggaaggagaggggccCTTGGCTTCACGAACCCTGCAGTGCGGGGGTGGCAACAGGTTCCTATTTGACCTGTTGGCTGGCACTGCGGTGAGACAGGCTTTGGGCACTGAGCACTGACTTTGGAGAGTGAGCATCTGTCATCCTCTCTAATCTTACACTAGGGTTGGGCCTTGCTAGCAGGCGCCTGGAATTATGTGTAGGGAAAGTGCTCTTCAGGTGTGGACAGGAGTGGAGCTGGTTGTCGATGCCTAGGCGTCCCTTTCCTTAATGGGgaggtccctctctcccttgctcaTCCTTAGGGCAGTTCCTATCACTTCCTCTAGAAAGCCTACTCCTAAGAGCACACCTAGATTTCCGGGAATACCACTATTTCCCTCTGGTTGGAGATTCTCCCTCCAAGCACACAGCATCCAGGACTGGGAGAGTGGGATACTGTCTCTTCAGCTGTCTGCATCCATGGCCTCATGCCACCACTTCCCTGGCCACAACATAATCAAGCCCCAGTCAGCCCAACTCACAAGTGTGGCATGTTGCAGAACTTTGTTGTCATCAACCTCTGCCTAACCAAGGCCTTCCCTACAAGTACAGTCGGGTATGGAGGAAGGACACAGTCTGGATATCCATGGCtaggcagaaagagaaggaacactacaggCTTCCCTATGACAACAATGGAGCACAGGGGCTGGGGCATGAGCAGCCAGCAGAGGAGACCTGGGTTGGTCTGTGTCCCCCGAGCCCCATTTGCCCAGAACCCTTGAATACCGACATTGGAACTCATCCTAGAAGCAGGGACGTGATGAGGCAGGGCTCAGTATTCTGAGTTTGGTGGTAAACTACAGTggtagggaaaggggaaaacCTGAAAGGCCCTCCGAGATAGTCGGAGCCTGTATGGCTTGCCTCTACCTTGTCATCACTTCACACAGCATCTCATCTTAACTCTGGCTCATGAGAGGAGACATTTCAACGTGCATAGATGGTTTGCAATGGTACTAAATATTACTCTTTCGAAGGCTTTGTAGTTTTTCACTCCTGAGAAAAATGCTTTGTAGTACCCATTCTGTGTGCACCAGTCTGCTTTCTTGTCTTTGGTTCCTTAAGGTAGAGCCCCAGAAGTAGCCCCAGAAGTATGAGTTTTTCTTGTCTGGTTCTTATTTGTTGTTTggaattgttgttttgttttcatgagacaaggtttctctgtacagccccagctgtcctggaactagttctgtactccaggctggtctcaaactcacagaaatccaagtacctctgctgagattaaaggtgaggGCCACCACCCCCGTCCAACCTTCTTGTCCTGTTCTTGATGCATATTGCTACACTATTTCCAAAATGGTGCTACCAAAACAAAATCCCTCCTGGGATAAGAACACCACATGTGTTTCACAGCAACCTTGCCAACTCTTGGCGGTCTCATTTTGAGAACATTCTACTAATGTCGTGACTGGGaagtatttccttatttttttgaattGGCTTTCCTTCCCTGCCTGAGCTTCAACCTTTCCCCAAATATTCTTACCCCATCACATTCCTTCCTTCGGGCAGAGTATGCAGTCCTTGAGTTCCTTACCCATTTATCTACGGGGTCTTAAccctttgattattttgtgcGAGCTTTATCTTATCtgttgtgtgttttcctttaacgCTGTTATTTGCTTTTCTTGGGCTTTTAGCAGAGAAAGGACACATGGCCAGATGGGGCTTTTTTAGAagcctcccctgcctctcctttcATTGTCAGCACTTATCACCCCGATATCTGGTCCAGTGCCTTTACTTATTGTTGGTCTGTCCTGCTGGACTGGAAGACCCAGGCAAGGAGAGCCCTTGTGTGTCTTTCCTGTTCATTACCTGTCTGATGGGCTGGTTGGAGGCCACTAGCCTTTGTGGACTGAATAGTGCTCTGGAATGGGGCAGGGTGGAGACAAGCTGAAGTTTCAGAAACTGGGACACTGACATGTATAGTCATGACCACTGCAAAAGCCAGAAGGAGCATGGGGATAGGGACATATTGCAGTAAAACTACTTCCCTCCACGTGGATCCATCCAGGGGGTTATGGGAAAGATGTTATGGGAAGGCGCTCGCCTTCACCTGATAAGAGCACAGTGTCTCAGTTTAAAGTCGAGTGCTCAGAATTCCTGCGTACCTTTAGCTAGACATGTACAAATGAAGCCCAGATGGAAATAGCGCACCCGGGAACTGCCTTGTGACTTCAGTTTTTTAGTGGCATCTCACAGTAGAACACTTTAGAAGGCTCCGATTAGCCCATTATACAGATGGGGGCCATCTAGTTCCAGATCAGGATTGTTGAGTTGTTCGAGACAGTTTCTGGTTCTGGGGCTCTGGGCTTTTGTCCccacccctcttcctgcttccagggACCAGACTGGCGCCAAGCAGGGGCAACTGCAACATGTCCCCTGCTGGGCCCCCGACCTGCCCTTGGCCTCTGCCCCGACCCTGTCCCGCCTGGGTGGAAGCCCTAGCTCAGCTTGAGGTTTGCAACTCCCACCAGGCTATTCGTTAGCACTGGTTGGCTCGCCTGCCCCCTGAGCCCGCCCCACCGCCCCGCCCCGTCCCGCCCCTTTGAGCTGCTACTTAGTCCGTCCGAAGGCAGAGCCTTCCAAGGTGGAATCTGGATCCGGCAGCCAGGAAGCGGGCAGCGCACGAGTGGCGCGAGGCTTGGCTTCCACGTGTGAGCCTGCTCCACCACTCCGCCCTCTCTGAGCATCGGAGCCTGGGGACTCCGTCTCCATGAACGATACCTGCGCCCTGCCTTGGCACTAGCTGTGGTCAGGACGTCCGCGTTTGGCCTCCTGCCTCTGGATCTCGCTCCAGgtctctccttttgttctctcctggggtgggtaggagtggggcCGAGTCAGCTCTTACGGGACGGGACTCGCCGAGGCCCATCACCTCGGTGACCCTCTTGTTCTCTGGGTCTTCCCGGCTAGAGAGGAGAGCCGGGCCTTGAACCCAACTTCTCCACCCATCCAAAATCGAACTTGGGGAGTGATGGAGATCAGAGTAAATGAGAAAGTCAGAAAAGGGGTGTGGAGGGAACTGGTTTTAGTCCTCCTAGCACCTCAGAAAATGCCTTCATTCAAGAGGCCGCTAGACGCCTAGCTATCTTCTGGGGTATGTCTCTTGAAAACTCCATGTGTTAAGTGGGGCAGGGAACAGCGCCCAAGTGGCGGCAGCCTCGGGTCTTTTTCCCGGGGCGCCTTCCTTGGTGTTCTCAATGTGGGTGGAGCGCGAGGAGAGAAGCAGGCGGTAGAGGAATGTCCCTGCGGGGACACTAAGCGCCTTCCCTCAGGACAGGGGTTGACTTCCCGCCTCAGTAGCCTGGTCCACGCTGCGGGAGTAGAGAAAACTTGCCCTCACCCCGCGCCTTGACTCTCTCCACAGCGCCCGCTGCCCGACGTGCAGGACGCTGCGCGACCATGGAGAGTCTGAGTCGGTCATGCCTGTGGCTGCGTCAGGAGCTGTCGTCCCCGCGCCCACAGCTTCTGATACTGGACTGCCGCAGCCGGGAGCTGTATGAGTCGGCGCGCATCTGCGGGGCGCTGAGCGTGGCCCTGCCCTCGCTGATGCTGCGCCGTCTGCGAAGAGGGAGCATGTCGGTGCGGTCGCTCTTGCCTGGGCCACCGGTGCAGCCTCCGCCACCGGCCCCTGTGATCCTCTATGACCAGGGTAGTGACCAGTGCCAGCCCGAAGCAACGGAGGCTGAAGCTAAGGCCGAAGCGGAGGCCAAAGCCGAGGCTGAAGCGGAGGCCAAAGCCGAGGCCGAAGCGGAGGCCAAAGCCGAGGCTAAAGCGGAAGCTGAAGAGTGGGATGCTGACTCGGTGCTGGGCATCCTGCTCCAGAAGCTGCGGGAAGAAGGCTACCCAGCATACTACCTACAGGGTAAGTGAGGGTCAGTGGTCTGAGAGAGAGCGCTCTGGAGAGGCCTCAGGTCGGGAGAAAAGGTCCTTCTTCCCAAGGGGAGTTCATAATTAATTTAACCTTCGGCAAACTCAGTCTTATTTTGTCTAAAATATAGGGTAAGGGCCTCCCTCCAATAAGCTGCTGGAGAGCTTTTGGAGGTGGGGGGATGAgcatgaccttgggcaagtccttCATCCCTCCAAGCCCATTTATAAATCTGGAAAATGGGGAGAATTGATCTGAAACAACCTGGGTCACAGGCTATTGCCCCGGGACTAAGGGCTGCATTGGGCACTTGCCATGCTGAGCGAGGGTGGATGGGTGTCCATAGCATAGCACGAGTAAGGAATCTGCTGGCTTATGTGTTCCCTTTAGCAATATCTGCAACCCCCAATCCGGGGAGCTGTATAGGCCAGGGATACCTGGCTGCCAGGAAGGCATGTTAGTAAGACCTCACCCTTTTTTCCTGACAGGCGGCTTCAGCAAATTCCAGGCCGAGTGTCCTCACCTGTGTGAAACCAGCTTCAGTGGTCGCGCTGGCTCAGGCCTGGGCTCAATGTCTAGCCCAGTGCCTGTGGTAGGGCTTGGTGGCCTGTGCTTGAGCACTGATTTCTCTGATGCAGAGTCCGAGGCTGACCGAGACACCTTGAGCTGTGGCCTAGATTCTGAGAGCACCACATCCCCTCCAGCTGGGCTGCTACCACCCTTCCCAGCCCAGATCCTGCCCAATCTCTACCTAGGCAGTGCTCGCGATTCAGCCAATTTGGAGAGCCTTGCCAAGCTTGGCATCCGCTATATCCTCAATGTCACCCCTAACCTTCCTAACCTCTTTGAAAAGAATGGTGACTTCCACTACAAGCAGATCCCCATCTCTGATCATTGGAGCCAGAATCTGTCTCAGTTCTTTCCGGAGGCCATTGCATTCATCGGTGAgtcctccctactccctcccccagcccactCTATCCACCCACCAGACTGATTCCTGGCCACCTCCTCCTTACTCTCTGCATTCCCAGAGCACATGTGACACTTGGGGAGGTAGGGGTAGAGCTCAGGTTAGCTACCAGTGAGACCTCCCAGATATGCTCTAAGCAGGGTGGGGAGACAGCGATGATGACCCCAGAAATTCACTTAGCTTTGGCCTCACTCATGCTGACCCTTAGGGggtgtttctgttctttcctatTCTACCTAGATGAGGCCTTGTCGCAGAACTGTGGGGTGCTCGTCCACTGTCTGGCAGGGGTCAGCCGCTCTGTCACTGTCACCGTGGCCTAC
It encodes the following:
- the Dusp9 gene encoding LOW QUALITY PROTEIN: dual specificity protein phosphatase 9 (The sequence of the model RefSeq protein was modified relative to this genomic sequence to represent the inferred CDS: deleted 1 base in 1 codon) gives rise to the protein MESLSRSCLWLRQELSSPRPQLLILDCRSRELYESARICGALSVALPSLMLRRLRRGSMSVRSLLPGPPVQPPPPAPVILYDQGSDQCQPEATEAEAKAEAEAKAEAEAEAKAEAEAEAKAEAKAEAEEWDADSVLGILLQKLREEGYPAYYLQGGFSKFQAECPHLCETSFSGRAGSGLGSMSSPVPVVGLGGLCLSTDFSDAESEADRDTLSCGLDSESTTSPPAGLLPPFPAQILPNLYLGSARDSANLESLAKLGIRYILNVTPNLPNLFEKNGDFHYKQIPISDHWSQNLSQFFPEAIAFIDEALSQNCGVLVHCLAGVSRSVTVTVAYLMQKLNLSLNDAYDLVKRKKSNISPNFNFMGQLLDFERSLRLGEKRSGGRGSGGPESTVSDPPSFFTTPTSDGVFELDPT